The Enterobacter asburiae genome window below encodes:
- the yajC gene encoding preprotein translocase subunit YajC yields MSFFISDAVAATGAPAQGSPMSLILMLVVFGLIFYFMILRPQQKRTKEHKNLMNSIAKGDEVLTNGGLVGRVTKVAENGYIAIALNDTTEVVIKRDFVAAVLPKGTMKAL; encoded by the coding sequence ATGAGCTTTTTTATTTCTGATGCGGTAGCGGCAACAGGTGCTCCAGCGCAGGGCAGCCCGATGTCTCTGATTCTGATGCTGGTTGTGTTCGGTCTGATCTTCTACTTCATGATCCTGCGTCCACAGCAGAAGCGCACCAAAGAGCACAAAAACTTGATGAACTCCATTGCGAAAGGCGATGAAGTACTGACTAACGGTGGTCTGGTGGGTCGCGTAACCAAAGTGGCTGAAAACGGCTACATTGCTATCGCCCTGAACGACACCACTGAAGTGGTCATCAAACGTGACTTCGTAGCTGCCGTTCTGCCGAAAGGCACCATGAAGGCGCTGTAA
- a CDS encoding peroxiredoxin, with product MVLVTRPAPDFTAAAVLGNGEIVENFNFKQHTNGKATVLFFWPMDFTFVCPSELIAFDKRYEEFQKRGVEVVGVSFDSEFVHNAWRNTPVDKGGIGAVKYAMVADIKREIQQAYGIEHPDAGVALRGSFLIDANGIVRHQVVNDLPLGRNIDEMLRMVDALQFHEEHGEVCPAQWEKGKEGMNASPDGVAKYLSENVSSL from the coding sequence ATGGTTCTGGTAACTCGTCCGGCTCCGGATTTTACAGCTGCAGCAGTTCTGGGCAACGGTGAAATCGTTGAAAACTTCAACTTCAAACAGCACACCAACGGTAAAGCGACCGTTCTGTTCTTCTGGCCAATGGACTTCACTTTCGTTTGCCCGTCTGAGCTGATCGCATTCGACAAACGTTATGAAGAATTCCAGAAGCGTGGCGTGGAAGTTGTTGGCGTCTCCTTCGACTCTGAATTTGTACACAACGCATGGCGTAACACCCCTGTCGACAAAGGCGGCATCGGTGCGGTGAAATACGCAATGGTTGCGGACATCAAACGCGAAATCCAGCAGGCTTACGGTATCGAACATCCGGACGCTGGCGTTGCGCTGCGTGGTTCCTTCCTGATCGACGCTAACGGCATCGTTCGTCACCAGGTTGTGAACGATCTGCCGCTGGGTCGTAACATCGACGAAATGCTGCGCATGGTTGACGCGCTGCAGTTCCACGAAGAGCACGGCGAAGTGTGCCCGGCTCAGTGGGAAAAAGGTAAAGAAGGCATGAACGCGTCTCCAGACGGCGTGGCTAAATACCTGTCTGAGAACGTATCCAGCCTGTAA
- the tgt gene encoding tRNA guanosine(34) transglycosylase Tgt, producing MKFELDTTDGRARRGRLVFDRGVVETPAFMPVGTYGTVKGMTPEEVEATGAQIILGNTFHLWLRPGQEIMKLHGDLHDFMQWKGPILTDSGGFQVFSLGDIRKITEQGVHFRNPINGDPIFLDPEKSMEIQYDLGSDIVMIFDECTPYPADWDYAKRSMEMSLRWAKRSRDRFDSLQNKNALFGIIQGSVYEDLRDISVKGLVEIGFDGYAVGGLAVGEPKEDMHRILEHVCPQIPADKPRYLMGVGKPEDLVEGVRRGIDMFDCVMPTRNARNGHLFVTDGVVKIRNAKHKSDTSPLDSECDCYTCRNYSRAYLHHLDRCNEILGARLNTIHNLRYYQRLMAGLRKAIEEGKLESFVTDFYQRQGRDVPPLNVD from the coding sequence ATGAAATTTGAACTCGATACCACCGATGGCCGCGCGCGTCGCGGTCGCCTGGTGTTTGATCGCGGCGTGGTGGAAACCCCCGCGTTTATGCCTGTGGGCACGTACGGCACCGTAAAAGGGATGACGCCGGAAGAAGTAGAAGCCACTGGCGCGCAGATTATCCTCGGCAACACCTTCCACCTGTGGCTGCGTCCGGGTCAGGAGATCATGAAGCTCCACGGCGACCTGCACGATTTTATGCAGTGGAAAGGCCCAATCCTGACCGACTCCGGCGGCTTCCAGGTCTTCAGCCTGGGCGATATCCGCAAGATCACCGAGCAGGGCGTACACTTCCGTAACCCGATCAACGGCGATCCGATTTTCCTCGATCCCGAAAAATCAATGGAGATTCAGTACGATCTCGGCTCTGACATCGTAATGATCTTCGACGAATGTACGCCGTATCCGGCCGACTGGGATTACGCAAAACGCTCCATGGAGATGTCTCTGCGCTGGGCGAAGCGTAGCCGTGACCGTTTTGATTCCCTGCAGAACAAAAATGCGCTGTTCGGCATTATCCAGGGCAGCGTTTACGAAGATTTACGCGATATCTCTGTTAAAGGTCTGGTAGAGATAGGTTTTGATGGCTACGCTGTCGGCGGTTTGGCTGTGGGTGAGCCGAAGGAAGACATGCACCGCATTCTGGAGCATGTCTGCCCGCAAATCCCGGCGGATAAACCACGATACCTGATGGGCGTGGGTAAACCAGAAGATCTGGTTGAAGGCGTACGCCGCGGCATTGATATGTTCGACTGCGTCATGCCAACCCGCAACGCGCGTAACGGCCATTTGTTCGTTACCGATGGCGTGGTGAAAATCCGTAACGCGAAGCATAAGAGTGACACCAGCCCGCTCGATTCCGAGTGCGATTGCTATACCTGTCGCAATTATTCTCGCGCGTATCTGCATCATCTCGATCGTTGCAACGAGATTTTGGGCGCGCGTCTCAATACCATTCATAATCTTCGTTATTATCAGCGCTTAATGGCTGGTTTACGTAAGGCTATCGAAGAGGGTAAATTAGAGAGCTTCGTGACCGATTTCTACCAACGTCAGGGGCGGGATGTTCCACCGTTGAACGTTGATTAA
- the acpH gene encoding ACP phosphodiesterase, which translates to MNFLAHLHLAHLADSSLSGNLLADFVRGNPAEDYSPEVVDGIFMHRRIDVLTDKLPEVTEAKAWFRPETRRVAPITLDVMWDHFLSRHWEQLSPEMPLPAFVRYAHQQVSIILPDSPPRFVNLNNYLWSERWLERYREMDFIQNVLNGMASRRPRLDALRDSWYDLDEHYDALEARFWQFYPRMMVQAKNKQL; encoded by the coding sequence ATGAATTTTCTCGCTCACCTGCATCTCGCTCACCTCGCTGACAGTTCCCTGTCCGGCAATTTGCTGGCCGATTTCGTACGCGGCAACCCCGCTGAGGACTATTCCCCTGAGGTTGTCGACGGGATTTTTATGCACCGCCGCATCGACGTGCTGACGGATAAGCTGCCGGAAGTGACGGAAGCCAAAGCGTGGTTTCGCCCTGAAACGCGCCGCGTTGCGCCGATCACGCTCGACGTGATGTGGGACCACTTTCTGTCGCGCCACTGGGAACAGCTGTCGCCGGAGATGCCCTTGCCGGCGTTTGTGCGCTATGCCCACCAGCAGGTGTCGATCATTCTGCCCGACTCGCCGCCGCGCTTTGTGAATCTGAATAACTATCTGTGGTCGGAACGCTGGCTGGAGCGCTATCGCGAGATGGATTTCATCCAGAACGTGTTGAACGGGATGGCAAGCCGCCGACCGCGACTGGATGCGCTGCGCGACTCCTGGTATGACCTGGATGAACATTACGATGCGCTGGAAGCGCGTTTTTGGCAGTTTTACCCGCGGATGATGGTGCAGGCGAAAAACAAACAGCTCTGA
- the queA gene encoding tRNA preQ1(34) S-adenosylmethionine ribosyltransferase-isomerase QueA, whose protein sequence is MRVADFSFELPESLIAHYPMPERSSCRLLSLDGPTGELTHGTFTDLLDKLNPGDLLVFNNTRVIPARLFGRKASGGKIEVLVERMLDDKRILAHIRASKAPKPGAELLLGDDESIKATMTARHDALFEVAFDDERTVLDILNAIGHMPLPPYIERPDEEADRELYQTVYSQKPGAVAAPTAGLHFDEPLLEKLRAKGVEMAFVTLHVGAGTFQPVRVDSIEDHIMHSEYAEVPQDVVDAVLAAKGRGSRVVAVGTTSVRSLESAAQAAKSDLIEPFFGDTQIFIYPGYQYKVIDALVTNFHLPESTLIMLVSAFAGYQHTMAAYKSAVEQKYRFFSYGDAMFITYNPLALNERVGE, encoded by the coding sequence ATGCGCGTCGCCGATTTCTCCTTTGAACTACCTGAATCCCTGATTGCTCACTATCCCATGCCTGAGCGCAGCAGCTGTCGCTTACTGTCACTGGATGGGCCAACGGGCGAGCTGACGCACGGTACTTTCACCGATTTGCTCGACAAGCTCAACCCTGGCGATCTGCTGGTCTTTAACAATACCCGCGTGATCCCGGCGCGCCTGTTTGGCCGTAAAGCCAGCGGCGGCAAGATTGAAGTGCTGGTCGAACGTATGCTCGATGATAAACGTATTCTGGCACATATTCGCGCCTCCAAGGCGCCGAAGCCGGGCGCTGAACTGCTGCTGGGCGATGATGAGAGCATCAAAGCGACCATGACCGCGCGCCACGATGCGCTGTTTGAGGTGGCGTTCGATGACGAACGCACGGTGCTCGATATCCTGAACGCCATCGGCCACATGCCGCTGCCGCCGTATATTGAGCGTCCGGACGAAGAGGCCGATCGCGAGCTGTACCAGACCGTCTACAGCCAGAAGCCAGGCGCCGTCGCTGCGCCGACCGCTGGCCTGCATTTTGATGAGCCGCTGCTGGAGAAACTGCGCGCGAAGGGCGTGGAGATGGCGTTCGTGACGCTGCACGTCGGCGCGGGAACCTTCCAGCCGGTGCGCGTGGACAGCATTGAAGATCACATCATGCACTCTGAGTATGCCGAAGTGCCTCAGGATGTGGTGGACGCGGTGCTGGCGGCGAAAGGGCGCGGTAGCCGCGTCGTGGCGGTCGGTACAACGTCCGTGCGCTCACTCGAGAGCGCCGCGCAGGCCGCGAAGAGCGATCTTATCGAGCCGTTCTTTGGCGATACGCAGATCTTTATCTACCCGGGCTATCAGTACAAAGTGATTGATGCGCTGGTGACCAACTTCCATCTGCCTGAATCGACGCTGATTATGCTGGTTTCCGCGTTTGCCGGTTATCAGCATACGATGGCGGCCTACAAGTCTGCGGTAGAACAAAAATATCGCTTTTTTAGCTACGGGGACGCGATGTTTATCACGTACAATCCGCTGGCTTTGAATGAGCGTGTCGGGGAATAA